The nucleotide window ATTCAAGGGCCAAATTTTGAAGGCTCAAAAGATATGGTGAAATTGCTGACGAAAAAGTGCCATGGCTTGCGTCCGGCTTATTTGATGGTGGAAGCTATGAAAGCCCTGACCAAAGTATTGGGTTATTCCGCTTTGTGGGGCATTCCGCATAAGTATCAAAACAAATCCCGCATTGTGCAAAGCAAACGTTATGTGGTGGATTATGATGCGATTTTCGCAGAATCTGCCGGCACATTAAAAGATTATTGGGAATTGCCATTGCATTTTGAAACCAAAAATATGGACGACATTCCAAGCAATAAGCGTTCTATGTACCGTAAACGTTATGCCATGTTGGAACAATTACAAGAAAATATGGCGACTGCACTTAAAGTGCGGTAGAAATTTGACGCAAAAATACGTTTACTTCCCCCCATTTTCTCTCACAGGGAGATTAGAAATTTTATGAAAAAATTATTCATCGCTGTTTTAGTTGCTGGCGTGATGGGACTCACAGCTTGCCATGATAAAGACACCCAAAAGCAAGCAGAAACAATCGCCCAATTAAATGAACAGGTTGCGACCTTGCAAAAACAGGTGGCTGATTTAGCGGAAAATCAAATGATTCGCGTAGAACCGGAAGTGCTATTTCAAAAAACAGAAAAAATTCCTTCCTCCACGAGCGAGGGAAACGATCAGGAATGGCATCAAGTGCAATTTGATATTACCACGTTAAAAACGTCTTCAGATTGGTTAACCGAGTTATTATTAAATGAAGTCATTAAACGGTTTGGCGTAGATAAAAATATAAAAATCGATAATAAACAACAATTTATCGAATTTTTACAACATAATATGGCAGACGCACTCAAAGAGGCGAAAGAATACGAAATGTCAGCCTATGAAACCCAAATGCTGACCGAATATTTAGGGCAACGGGAAAATATTGCCACGTTTACCATTTTCTCACACAATTATACCGGTGGTGCACACGGTCTTTATGGGACGGATTTTGTCCTTGTGGATTTAAAGAAAAAAGTAGTAATTAAAGTGGAGGATATTTTCGTTAAATCCGCACAAGATAAATTAAAATCTTTATTGTGGGAGAGATATAGAAATCAATATCGCAATGAACAAGGTGAGCTTATCGAACCGTTTATGTCAAAAGATGATTTCTATGTCAGTGAAAATGTCTAT belongs to Aggregatibacter sp. 2125159857 and includes:
- a CDS encoding RsiV family protein, with the translated sequence MKKLFIAVLVAGVMGLTACHDKDTQKQAETIAQLNEQVATLQKQVADLAENQMIRVEPEVLFQKTEKIPSSTSEGNDQEWHQVQFDITTLKTSSDWLTELLLNEVIKRFGVDKNIKIDNKQQFIEFLQHNMADALKEAKEYEMSAYETQMLTEYLGQRENIATFTIFSHNYTGGAHGLYGTDFVLVDLKKKVVIKVEDIFVKSAQDKLKSLLWERYRNQYRNEQGELIEPFMSKDDFYVSENVYFSREGITFVYPPYALGSYAEGEKELTLSFYENDLKSILTPEFQFLAKDTPE